One part of the Rhodococcus oxybenzonivorans genome encodes these proteins:
- a CDS encoding acetoin reductase, whose translation MSIEGKVALVTGAGQGIGRAIALRLAADGADIALVDVNGDRLHAVADEIRAVGSKAISVVADVTDRSQVQSAVDQAEHELDGFDIIVNNAGIAQVNPLADVQPEEVSRILAVNVEGVLWGIQVAAAKFRARGHGGKIINASSIAGHEGFAMLGVYSATKFAVRGLTQAAAKEYAADGITVNAYCPGVVGTDMWVTIDERFAALTGAPKGATFEKFVGGIALGRAQTPEDVAAYVSYLAGPDSDYMTGQAGLIDGGLVYR comes from the coding sequence ATGAGTATCGAAGGCAAAGTCGCTCTGGTCACAGGAGCAGGGCAGGGTATCGGGCGGGCAATCGCGTTGCGTTTAGCAGCGGACGGCGCAGACATCGCACTCGTCGATGTCAACGGCGACCGTCTGCACGCGGTGGCCGATGAGATCCGCGCCGTGGGTTCGAAGGCGATATCCGTAGTTGCCGATGTGACCGACCGAAGCCAAGTCCAGTCCGCTGTCGATCAGGCCGAGCACGAATTGGACGGCTTCGACATCATCGTCAACAATGCGGGAATCGCGCAGGTGAATCCCCTCGCAGACGTGCAGCCCGAGGAAGTGTCGCGAATTCTGGCGGTCAACGTCGAGGGCGTGTTGTGGGGTATTCAGGTCGCGGCAGCCAAGTTTCGGGCGCGGGGGCATGGCGGCAAGATCATCAACGCATCGTCGATCGCCGGTCATGAGGGCTTCGCGATGCTCGGCGTCTACTCGGCGACGAAGTTCGCGGTCCGCGGGCTGACGCAGGCGGCGGCCAAGGAGTATGCGGCCGACGGCATCACCGTCAACGCGTACTGTCCCGGTGTCGTCGGTACCGACATGTGGGTCACCATCGACGAGCGGTTCGCGGCCCTCACCGGCGCTCCGAAGGGTGCGACGTTCGAGAAGTTCGTCGGCGGTATCGCTCTCGGGCGTGCCCAGACGCCTGAGGACGTCGCGGCCTACGTCTCCTATCTGGCGGGGCCTGATTCGGACTACATGACCGGGCAGGCGGGCCTGATCGACGGCGGGCTGGTGTACCGCTAG
- a CDS encoding aromatic ring-hydroxylating oxygenase subunit alpha, giving the protein MTIELQRPVDDPIVFDDFDRLSFRVDHRAYTDDDLAAREMARIFDRCWLYVGHESEVPEPGSYVSRDVGGRPVVMARGSDGVIRVFANACTHRGALVCSQPAGQAKSFRCPYHDWTFSNQGDLVGVPMPDGYGPDFRKADFGLAQHRSGSYRGFVFLTFDPEQPRTLTEYLAGATEYLDLIDDQSEVGMEVIQGAQLHGARANWKLMMENSVDIYHFRALHKRYVGYMQSLGGEAPRRRGGFGRALGLGHGANELPPAAARPLAYWTPMFGPEVRPKIEATAARFVDRFGAEHAERITSTNRALLIFPNLMIIDGQAITIRKIDPIGADRMSITSVALAPKDEDPEIRELRKSFYLTFLGPAGFATPDDIEIVESCQRGYLNRTVRYSDLSRGMNKEIPETTDELPAREFWRQWDRMMHGGDGHFEVAHQAELQGAEK; this is encoded by the coding sequence GTGACGATCGAACTGCAGCGGCCGGTGGATGACCCAATCGTATTCGATGATTTCGACCGCCTCTCGTTCCGGGTGGATCACCGCGCCTACACCGACGACGACCTGGCCGCCCGGGAGATGGCCAGGATCTTCGATCGCTGCTGGTTGTACGTCGGGCACGAATCGGAGGTACCCGAGCCGGGTTCCTACGTGTCACGCGACGTCGGCGGGCGCCCGGTGGTCATGGCGCGCGGGTCCGATGGGGTGATCCGGGTGTTTGCCAACGCCTGCACTCACCGCGGGGCTCTGGTCTGTTCGCAGCCGGCCGGGCAGGCCAAATCGTTCCGGTGCCCTTATCACGACTGGACGTTCTCCAACCAGGGCGACCTGGTCGGGGTCCCGATGCCGGATGGGTACGGGCCGGACTTTCGGAAGGCGGACTTCGGCCTGGCGCAGCACCGTAGTGGCAGTTACCGCGGTTTTGTCTTCCTCACCTTCGATCCGGAGCAGCCGCGCACCTTGACCGAGTACCTGGCGGGAGCCACGGAGTACCTCGATCTGATCGATGACCAGTCCGAGGTCGGAATGGAGGTGATCCAAGGCGCGCAACTGCACGGGGCTCGAGCTAACTGGAAGCTTATGATGGAGAACAGCGTCGACATCTACCACTTCCGTGCACTGCACAAGCGCTACGTCGGCTACATGCAGTCGCTCGGGGGGGAGGCACCACGACGACGAGGTGGCTTCGGCCGCGCCCTCGGCCTGGGTCATGGAGCCAACGAGCTGCCGCCGGCCGCAGCCCGCCCGCTCGCCTACTGGACGCCGATGTTCGGTCCCGAGGTCCGGCCGAAAATCGAGGCGACCGCCGCACGTTTCGTCGACCGGTTCGGCGCCGAACACGCCGAACGGATCACCAGCACCAATCGCGCGTTGCTGATCTTCCCCAACTTGATGATTATCGATGGGCAGGCGATCACGATTCGCAAGATTGACCCGATCGGCGCCGACCGGATGTCGATCACCTCGGTTGCGCTGGCCCCCAAGGACGAAGATCCGGAGATCCGGGAACTCCGCAAGAGTTTCTACCTCACGTTTCTCGGTCCCGCTGGCTTCGCGACTCCCGACGACATCGAGATCGTCGAGTCGTGCCAGCGAGGTTATCTCAACCGCACGGTGCGCTACTCGGATCTGTCACGCGGTATGAACAAGGAGATCCCCGAGACGACCGACGAGCTTCCTGCCCGCGAATTCTGGCGGCAGTGGGACCGGATGATGCACGGCGGCGACGGTCACTTTGAGGTCGCTCACCAGGCCGAGTTGCAAGGGGCAGAAAAATAA
- a CDS encoding nitroreductase family deazaflavin-dependent oxidoreductase has translation MEHSPDTVKPPWYLPWVNKVIIGLHHLGIAMPMPTLTVPGRKSGKPRSTPVSPYEVDGSRYVVAGYARSDWARNAEAAGRGTLTRGRHSEQVRLVALPVSERGPILREFPARMPHGVSMFLKAGTVENASPEAFEAAAPQCAVFRIEPLG, from the coding sequence ATGGAACACTCGCCCGACACCGTGAAGCCCCCGTGGTACCTGCCGTGGGTCAACAAGGTGATCATCGGTCTGCATCACCTGGGGATCGCCATGCCGATGCCGACGCTCACCGTTCCCGGGCGAAAGAGCGGTAAGCCGCGGTCGACGCCGGTGTCACCGTACGAGGTAGACGGCTCGAGGTACGTGGTCGCCGGATATGCCCGATCGGATTGGGCAAGAAATGCGGAGGCGGCAGGCCGTGGAACGTTGACCCGCGGCCGTCACAGCGAGCAGGTGCGGCTCGTGGCCCTGCCGGTGTCCGAGCGGGGACCGATCCTGCGAGAATTTCCGGCCAGAATGCCTCATGGCGTCTCGATGTTCTTGAAGGCCGGAACGGTCGAGAATGCGTCGCCGGAAGCGTTCGAAGCCGCCGCGCCCCAGTGCGCCGTCTTCCGGATCGAGCCACTCGGCTAA
- a CDS encoding IclR family transcriptional regulator — protein sequence MARVHTGESVLARAVRIVESFHSDDSLLTVSEIARRSGLHLSTTSRLIDELVGCGWLERENRRVRIGVRLWEVASRASPTLGLREAAMPFMEDLHSVVGQHTQLGVLEGDEVLFIERLSAPGAVVNYTRIAGRMPLHASSSGLVLLAHGPAELQERILREPLKVFTDKTIHTERQLRTALADVRKHGYILCAGYIYPNTTGVAVPIRDPSGRVLAALSVVVPNEQAYAQIPALKAAARGISRVMADTVHAP from the coding sequence ATGGCGCGTGTGCACACCGGTGAGTCGGTTCTGGCCCGGGCGGTGCGGATCGTGGAATCGTTCCACTCGGATGATTCCCTGCTGACGGTGTCGGAGATAGCTCGCAGATCGGGCTTGCACCTGTCCACCACCTCGCGGTTGATCGACGAGCTGGTCGGGTGCGGCTGGCTCGAGCGGGAGAATCGCCGGGTGCGGATCGGGGTGCGGCTGTGGGAGGTGGCCTCCCGGGCATCGCCGACTCTCGGACTGAGGGAGGCGGCGATGCCTTTCATGGAAGACCTGCACTCGGTGGTCGGACAACACACACAGCTGGGAGTGCTCGAGGGCGACGAGGTGCTGTTCATCGAGCGACTCAGTGCGCCCGGTGCCGTGGTCAACTACACACGCATCGCCGGTCGCATGCCCCTGCACGCGTCGTCGTCGGGCCTGGTTCTGCTCGCGCACGGGCCGGCCGAACTACAGGAGCGGATTCTGCGCGAGCCGTTGAAGGTGTTCACCGACAAGACGATCCACACCGAGCGTCAGTTGCGAACCGCGCTGGCCGATGTGCGCAAGCACGGCTACATCCTGTGTGCGGGTTACATCTACCCCAACACGACTGGTGTCGCGGTTCCTATCCGAGACCCGTCCGGTCGGGTTCTTGCCGCGCTGTCGGTCGTGGTGCCCAATGAGCAGGCCTACGCGCAGATCCCGGCCCTCAAGGCGGCGGCACGGGGAATCTCGCGAGTGATGGCAGACACCGTTCACGCACCGTAG
- a CDS encoding aromatic-ring-hydroxylating dioxygenase subunit beta — MTSVLTVDDAAQVGLWHRVSQFIFREARLLDEWRLIEWYDEMLTDDIRYMVPATDVRDESAGALGLIDDDAARLRQRIEQILNGEVWCENPRSRTNRMISNVEILADQGSYLEVAAHVIAYRFGHGRSDAYVGKYRFELVPQGESFRIRRRVVVLDHETLYEHGKLSIIL, encoded by the coding sequence ATGACCAGCGTACTGACAGTCGACGATGCAGCCCAGGTGGGGCTGTGGCACCGGGTGAGCCAGTTCATTTTCCGTGAGGCTCGGCTGCTCGACGAGTGGCGTCTGATCGAGTGGTACGACGAGATGCTGACCGACGACATCCGCTACATGGTGCCGGCTACCGACGTCCGCGACGAGTCGGCCGGCGCGCTCGGGCTCATCGACGACGATGCTGCCCGGCTTCGCCAGCGGATCGAGCAAATCCTCAATGGTGAGGTGTGGTGCGAGAACCCTCGGTCGCGAACGAATCGCATGATCAGCAACGTGGAAATCCTGGCTGATCAGGGCAGCTACCTTGAGGTGGCGGCACATGTCATCGCATACCGCTTCGGGCACGGGCGCTCTGACGCCTACGTCGGAAAATATCGGTTCGAACTCGTCCCTCAGGGCGAGTCGTTCCGAATCCGGAGACGGGTCGTGGTGCTCGACCACGAGACGTTGTACGAGCACGGCAAGCTCAGCATCATCCTGTGA
- a CDS encoding IS5 family transposase (programmed frameshift): MLDGLSLRLVPDALWEIVEPLIPRFAARPQGGGSAPVDDRAVFTAIVYVLTSGCAWRHLPPSFGVTVPTAHRRFTVWAAAGVFERLHREVLDRLGSAGELDWTAAILDAASVRAKKGDRLTGPSPVDRGKKGSKIHVLSESNGIPLVVDVSAANTHDSTLLQPMVSAIPAVKSRRGPRRRKPGKLRADKGYDYDKHRRWLREEGIVPRIARRGIERNDRLGRYRWKIERTIAWLTGYRRLTIRYERRAEHFAGFLHLAAALTCFKKLPT, encoded by the exons GTGTTAGATGGGTTGTCACTGCGGTTGGTGCCGGATGCGTTGTGGGAGATCGTCGAACCGTTGATTCCGCGATTCGCCGCACGGCCGCAGGGAGGTGGCAGTGCGCCGGTGGATGATCGGGCGGTGTTCACCGCGATCGTGTACGTGCTGACCAGTGGATGTGCGTGGCGGCATCTGCCGCCCTCGTTCGGGGTCACAGTTCCTACCGCGCACCGAAGATTTACCGTCTGGGCGGCGGCAGGGGTGTTCGAGAGACTGCACCGTGAGGTGCTCGACCGGCTCGGTAGCGCCGGTGAACTCGACTGGACGGCAGCGATCCTGGACGCCGCGAGCGTGCGGGCGAAAAAAGGGGATCGCT TGACCGGGCCGAGTCCGGTCGATCGCGGCAAGAAGGGGTCGAAGATCCACGTCCTGTCCGAGTCGAATGGAATCCCGCTGGTCGTCGATGTGTCCGCGGCGAACACCCACGACAGCACCTTGCTGCAACCGATGGTCAGCGCGATCCCGGCGGTGAAGTCCCGACGTGGGCCGCGCCGTCGCAAACCCGGAAAGCTTCGCGCCGATAAGGGCTACGACTACGACAAGCACCGCCGGTGGCTGCGCGAAGAGGGCATTGTCCCGCGCATCGCTCGTCGCGGAATCGAGAGGAACGACCGGCTGGGCCGGTACCGGTGGAAGATCGAACGCACCATCGCCTGGCTCACCGGCTACCGACGCCTGACCATCCGCTATGAACGCCGCGCCGAGCACTTTGCCGGATTCCTCCATCTCGCGGCCGCGCTCACTTGCTTCAAGAAACTCCCCACATGA
- a CDS encoding L,D-transpeptidase: MRNHRSHCLAALLTLVLCTAFLTACGSTSAPSAPTSAQPSAGPQITVVPADGVAAVKPLDPVSVDATGGTLESVRMTNDEGRVIDGIFTPDRVSWKPGVPLGYGKTYTLVITAVGDDGARSDRTSTFTTVRPGNQTKPSFLTTGGNLLTDGGTFGVGIVIVTHFDEPITDRAAAERALSVETTPPVSGSWYWADDQNVHWRPQNYYEPGTKVTVRANVYGKPLGEGLFGQEDATTSFTIGDAHISVADDTTKQITVSDNGEVVRTMPTSMGMGGSEVVGGQTLTFWTQPGIYTVIDKANPVVMDSSTYGLPVNSRLGYKESINFATRISTDGIYLHELADTIWAQGNTNVSHGCLNLSPENARWFYDFSRPGDIVEVRNTGGAPLEQWQNGDWSVPWDQWLAGSALR, encoded by the coding sequence ATGCGCAATCACCGTTCCCACTGTCTGGCCGCACTTCTGACTCTGGTGCTGTGCACCGCGTTTCTCACCGCCTGTGGCTCCACCTCCGCACCGTCCGCGCCCACCAGTGCGCAACCGTCGGCAGGGCCGCAGATCACCGTGGTCCCGGCCGACGGGGTGGCGGCGGTGAAACCGCTCGATCCGGTGTCGGTAGACGCCACGGGTGGCACTCTCGAGTCGGTCAGGATGACCAACGACGAGGGCCGGGTCATCGACGGCATCTTCACCCCGGACCGCGTGTCATGGAAGCCGGGCGTACCCCTCGGCTACGGCAAGACCTACACCCTGGTGATCACCGCGGTCGGCGATGACGGCGCCCGTAGCGATCGAACGAGCACATTCACCACCGTGCGGCCCGGCAACCAGACCAAACCCTCGTTCCTGACGACCGGTGGCAACCTCCTCACCGACGGCGGCACCTTCGGCGTCGGCATCGTGATCGTCACCCATTTCGACGAGCCGATCACCGACCGCGCAGCCGCCGAACGGGCACTGAGCGTCGAAACGACGCCGCCGGTGTCGGGCTCCTGGTATTGGGCCGACGATCAGAATGTGCACTGGCGCCCGCAGAACTATTACGAACCCGGCACGAAAGTCACCGTCCGCGCGAATGTCTACGGAAAACCTCTCGGCGAGGGTCTGTTCGGTCAGGAGGACGCGACCACCTCCTTCACCATCGGAGACGCCCACATTTCCGTGGCCGACGACACCACCAAACAGATCACCGTCAGCGATAACGGCGAGGTGGTCCGCACCATGCCGACGTCGATGGGCATGGGCGGAAGTGAAGTCGTCGGCGGCCAGACCCTGACGTTCTGGACCCAGCCGGGCATCTACACCGTGATCGACAAGGCCAACCCCGTGGTGATGGATTCCTCCACCTATGGGCTGCCGGTGAACTCCCGCCTCGGCTACAAGGAGTCGATCAACTTCGCAACCCGGATCAGCACCGACGGCATCTACCTCCACGAACTCGCGGACACCATCTGGGCTCAGGGCAACACCAACGTCTCGCACGGATGCCTGAACCTCAGCCCCGAGAACGCCCGCTGGTTCTACGACTTCTCCCGCCCCGGCGACATCGTCGAGGTGCGCAACACCGGCGGCGCCCCCCTGGAGCAATGGCAGAACGGTGACTGGAGCGTGCCCTGGGATCAGTGGCTGGCGGGCAGCGCGCTGCGCTGA